From the Sphingomonas aliaeris genome, one window contains:
- a CDS encoding glycosyltransferase family 2 protein: MHMLPVPDSRPQRRTALDEHPRWSVLVPFFNERDLLARTIESLASQSVSVRIVLIDNGSTDDSAAIARATCARLNVNHLLVTERIPGKVAALAAGLRRVRSQYVATCDADTYYPAGYLAAAEHLLIQKDCVVAGAYFACEKAEARVRRRTGAKMCATARIMPRQCHTGGAGQAFRTDVLNAAGGFDVDRWNYVLEDHEIIHRVTKYGAMRYSADLWCAPSTRERDRASIRWTLAERLTYSATIGWAGDWFFYAFLASRLRARRLGSERIRERAFQPQSDVVCDGGTVRAATYPVCG, encoded by the coding sequence ATGCATATGTTGCCCGTTCCCGACAGCCGCCCGCAGCGTCGCACGGCGTTGGACGAGCATCCGCGGTGGAGCGTGCTGGTGCCGTTCTTCAACGAACGGGACCTGTTGGCGCGGACGATCGAGAGCCTTGCGTCACAAAGCGTATCGGTGCGGATCGTGCTGATCGACAACGGATCGACCGACGACAGCGCGGCGATCGCGCGCGCGACGTGCGCGCGGCTCAACGTGAACCACCTGCTGGTGACCGAACGGATACCTGGAAAGGTGGCCGCGCTGGCCGCGGGGCTGCGGCGGGTACGTAGCCAGTATGTGGCGACGTGCGATGCGGACACATATTATCCGGCCGGGTATCTCGCCGCAGCGGAACACCTGCTGATACAGAAGGATTGCGTCGTCGCGGGAGCCTATTTCGCCTGTGAAAAGGCGGAGGCGCGCGTGCGGCGGCGGACGGGAGCCAAGATGTGTGCAACGGCGCGTATCATGCCGCGGCAATGCCATACGGGCGGGGCGGGACAGGCGTTCCGGACCGACGTGCTGAACGCCGCGGGGGGGTTCGACGTCGACCGCTGGAATTACGTGCTGGAGGATCACGAGATCATACACCGCGTCACGAAATACGGGGCGATGCGGTACAGCGCGGATCTGTGGTGCGCCCCTTCAACGCGTGAGCGGGACCGTGCCTCGATCCGGTGGACGCTTGCGGAACGGCTGACCTACAGCGCGACGATCGGCTGGGCGGGGGACTGGTTCTTCTACGCGTTCCTTGCGTCGCGACTGCGGGCCCGGCGGCTGGGGAGCGAGCGTATCCGGGAACGCGCGTTCCAGCCGCAGTCGGACGTTGTTTGCGATGGGGGGACGGTGCGTGCGGCGACTTATCCTGTGTGCGGATGA
- a CDS encoding ChbG/HpnK family deacetylase, which yields MRRLILCADDFAFSSGVSGVIADLAIRGRLNATSCMSVMPNWRADSAMLDGLPDTMQIGLHLVLTGEAPLTAMPKLAPSGEMPAINPLARAAAAGNLPLDEIAQEIRAQFDRFEEARGRAPDFVDGHQHSHALPGVRDIVLAETARRAPGAWLRTCEERIGAMLVRPFRGKALGSAYHSSGLRAAAAEYGLACNRGFAGHYGFAGDYSEIFPKFLESPGEMHLVMCHPGSGSRAGDAIAAARLQEATALATLPIADIAAERGLSYPA from the coding sequence GTGCGGCGACTTATCCTGTGTGCGGATGATTTCGCTTTCTCGTCCGGCGTGAGCGGCGTCATCGCTGATCTGGCGATACGGGGCCGACTGAACGCGACGAGTTGCATGTCGGTCATGCCGAACTGGCGGGCGGACAGCGCGATGCTGGATGGGCTGCCGGACACGATGCAGATCGGCCTGCATCTGGTGTTGACGGGCGAGGCGCCGCTGACCGCAATGCCGAAACTGGCACCAAGCGGGGAAATGCCCGCGATCAATCCGCTGGCCCGGGCTGCGGCGGCGGGGAATCTGCCGCTGGACGAGATCGCGCAGGAAATCCGCGCGCAATTCGACCGGTTCGAGGAGGCCCGGGGACGAGCGCCGGACTTCGTGGATGGTCATCAGCATAGCCATGCGCTGCCGGGCGTTCGTGATATCGTGCTGGCCGAAACCGCCCGCCGCGCGCCTGGCGCCTGGCTGCGGACGTGCGAGGAACGGATCGGCGCGATGCTGGTACGCCCGTTCCGCGGCAAGGCGCTGGGCAGTGCGTATCATTCAAGCGGGCTTCGCGCGGCTGCGGCGGAATACGGCCTGGCATGTAACCGTGGATTTGCCGGGCATTACGGCTTTGCCGGGGACTATTCGGAGATCTTCCCGAAGTTTCTGGAGTCGCCAGGGGAGATGCATCTCGTCATGTGTCATCCCGGATCGGGATCGCGCGCGGGCGACGCGATCGCGGCGGCACGGTTGCAAGAAGCGACCGCTTTGGCCACATTGCCGATCGCCGACATCGCAGCGGAGCGTGGGCTGAGCTATCCGGCCTGA
- a CDS encoding RNA polymerase sigma factor codes for MTDDGNDLKAIFLETRPMLLRMLVARLGNTDDAEDTLQDMWLRIDQLAVCSIGQPAGFLYRVAANLATDRRIATTRRSARDTAWHDVQPMAEEIPDAERAMMAREKLDAVENAMADMPERMRTALRMFRFEEQPQRAIAETLGISVSGVEKLLQRAYRQIYHACEIFSADDACPRRLGCEGKPSREQ; via the coding sequence ATGACGGACGACGGCAACGACCTGAAGGCGATATTCCTCGAAACACGACCGATGTTGCTGCGAATGCTGGTCGCGCGCCTGGGCAATACCGACGACGCCGAGGATACGTTGCAGGATATGTGGTTGCGTATCGACCAGCTGGCGGTCTGCTCGATCGGTCAGCCCGCTGGGTTCCTGTACCGCGTAGCGGCCAACCTTGCGACCGACCGGCGGATCGCAACGACACGCCGGAGCGCGCGGGATACGGCGTGGCACGATGTTCAGCCAATGGCAGAAGAGATACCCGACGCCGAACGGGCGATGATGGCGCGCGAAAAGCTGGATGCAGTTGAGAATGCGATGGCCGATATGCCGGAGCGTATGCGAACGGCGCTGCGAATGTTCCGGTTCGAAGAGCAGCCGCAACGCGCGATCGCCGAAACATTGGGAATAAGCGTCAGCGGGGTCGAGAAGCTATTGCAACGTGCCTACCGGCAAATTTATCATGCTTGCGAGATATTTAGTGCGGATGATGCTTGTCCGCGACGTCTTGGTTGTGAAGGGAAGCCGAGCCGTGAGCAGTGA
- a CDS encoding FecR family protein, which translates to MSSDATNSNATGAKGAIPANVIDRAITWHLRQADMSDDDWIMFVAWLEADPIHAAAYDRVAISDRAISRTDALPARPDRRAANDDHPAFRRWVWGAGGAAVAAGIALMIVPSLMSPRAAPYEISTAPGQRQQIALADGTRIDLSGGSRLTLDRNNLRVAALDVGEATFTVHHDAGTQFTVRSGRLSVQDVGTVFNVVRSGPRLDVQVAEGSVVFQPDGERIVLKPGNALIAREDDRKVTMGTVDADMVGGWRKGRLAFSGEPLSQVFEALNRLYGTNVTLTGDLSAQPFTGMIETTGRAARDIPHLADLIGVEWRRNGETWILSRRSAAAR; encoded by the coding sequence GTGAGCAGTGATGCTACAAACAGCAACGCCACGGGCGCGAAGGGGGCAATTCCCGCTAACGTTATCGATCGCGCAATCACCTGGCATCTGCGTCAGGCCGATATGTCCGACGACGACTGGATCATGTTCGTCGCGTGGCTCGAGGCGGACCCGATCCACGCCGCCGCTTATGATCGCGTCGCCATTTCGGATCGCGCGATTTCCCGGACCGATGCCCTGCCGGCCCGGCCGGACCGCCGGGCGGCCAATGACGACCATCCGGCTTTTCGGCGCTGGGTGTGGGGTGCCGGCGGCGCGGCGGTGGCCGCGGGAATCGCGCTGATGATCGTTCCCTCGCTGATGTCGCCACGCGCGGCGCCCTATGAAATCAGCACGGCGCCGGGCCAGCGGCAACAGATCGCGTTGGCGGATGGCACGCGCATCGACCTGAGCGGTGGATCTCGCCTGACGCTCGACCGGAATAATCTTCGCGTCGCGGCGCTCGATGTAGGCGAAGCGACTTTCACCGTGCATCACGATGCCGGCACCCAGTTTACGGTTCGATCCGGTAGATTGTCGGTGCAGGATGTCGGCACGGTATTCAATGTCGTCCGGTCCGGCCCGCGGCTTGACGTTCAGGTCGCCGAGGGATCGGTCGTGTTCCAGCCAGACGGCGAGCGGATCGTGCTGAAGCCCGGTAACGCACTGATCGCGCGCGAAGACGACCGAAAGGTCACGATGGGAACCGTCGATGCGGATATGGTCGGCGGCTGGCGCAAGGGGCGGCTGGCCTTTTCCGGCGAGCCGCTCAGCCAGGTTTTCGAGGCGCTGAATCGCCTTTATGGGACAAACGTCACGCTCACCGGAGACTTGTCGGCTCAACCCTTTACCGGCATGATCGAAACGACGGGCAGGGCGGCGCGCGACATTCCGCATTTGGCCGACCTGATCGGGGTGGAATGGCGTCGCAACGGTGAAACCTGGATTCTCTCTCGCCGGAGCGCTGCGGCGCGCTAA
- a CDS encoding TonB-dependent receptor domain-containing protein yields MPVCADDGRHTVSIPQTSLQAALKMLGRQTGADIISTEPGLDIVHVPRVSGKLSPQAALDRLLRGTGYHAIAIDARSFRIARDAIVVRARRPVAKLATAPSAAGPAPVIIVTASKQRISLLRYPGSLTTIDAGTLQLSAAPRDLANVARMTPVLQSTELGPGRNKIFIRGIADSSFAGAAQSTASIYFGDVQLGYSGADPAIRLYDMANVEVLEGPQGTLYGTGSIGGVIRLTPNAVDLDQAGGSVEGGVTVTRGGAPGYDVGGTVNVPLDAGVIGVRATAYSVRDGGYIDDPGRGVDNVNRSSTDGARLALRVDPGGGWQVDLSGLGQWIDVRDAQYADRLTGPLARRSYIAQPFHSDVALGRLVLTKDWDSGLQLLSATGVANTHSNDLFDATLRPAGGGEGPQTPIVTYQTEGAKLLLTHEMRMSRSLANGTSWVAGFTLLSNRESQNRSAGVLGMPMEIIGVTNVTRSASLFAEGTVTVVPNVSATLGIRGTLARTDGEPSFRPRTDDFVRGRSTRRIDPTLAFSWRLRPGLAVFGRVQTGYRTGGLAVASGIGRVRDFRLDRILVGELGLRRLRQGPTGLSLQAALSYARWKNIQADLVNRRGLPYTDNIVDARIQAVEGIADWVPVRGLNGKLAFLYTHNRVTGPLADQSVSANRRLPDTPAFAGTGSVGYEWRAGNESVLSVGVIATYVGRSVLGTGDLLDIEQGDYATFGLNAAWVRRGVTTTLTIDNAADGRGNRFASGNPLTFAVRDQTTPLRPLNARFGVGLTF; encoded by the coding sequence ATGCCAGTGTGCGCCGACGATGGGCGGCATACGGTGTCGATCCCGCAGACCAGTCTTCAAGCAGCGTTGAAGATGCTCGGCCGCCAGACCGGGGCGGACATCATCAGTACCGAACCGGGGCTCGATATCGTGCACGTGCCGCGGGTGTCGGGGAAACTGTCGCCGCAAGCCGCGCTGGACCGGCTGCTTCGGGGGACCGGCTATCATGCAATAGCGATCGACGCGCGCAGTTTCCGTATCGCGCGGGATGCCATCGTCGTGCGGGCGCGACGCCCCGTCGCCAAACTCGCAACCGCACCTTCCGCGGCCGGCCCCGCCCCCGTCATCATCGTGACCGCGAGCAAGCAGCGCATCTCATTGCTACGCTATCCCGGCAGCCTGACGACGATAGATGCCGGGACACTGCAACTGTCTGCGGCGCCCCGCGACCTGGCCAATGTCGCGCGGATGACGCCGGTGCTTCAAAGCACCGAACTCGGCCCCGGACGAAACAAGATATTCATCCGGGGAATCGCCGACAGCAGCTTCGCCGGGGCCGCGCAATCGACGGCGAGCATCTATTTCGGCGACGTCCAGCTTGGCTATTCCGGCGCGGATCCCGCCATCCGCCTGTACGACATGGCGAACGTCGAAGTGCTGGAGGGGCCGCAAGGGACACTGTACGGAACCGGATCGATCGGCGGCGTGATCCGTCTGACGCCGAATGCGGTCGACCTGGACCAGGCCGGAGGGTCCGTCGAGGGCGGCGTGACCGTCACGCGGGGCGGGGCACCGGGCTATGATGTGGGCGGGACGGTCAACGTGCCGCTGGATGCCGGCGTGATCGGGGTGCGCGCGACCGCCTATAGCGTCCGGGACGGCGGCTATATCGACGACCCCGGGCGCGGTGTGGACAACGTCAACCGGTCTTCGACCGATGGAGCCCGGCTGGCATTGCGGGTCGATCCGGGCGGCGGCTGGCAAGTCGATCTCAGCGGGCTGGGACAGTGGATCGACGTGCGCGATGCACAATATGCCGATCGTTTGACCGGGCCGCTGGCGCGTCGATCCTACATTGCGCAGCCCTTTCATAGCGATGTCGCGCTCGGCCGGCTGGTGTTGACGAAGGACTGGGATAGCGGCCTGCAATTGCTTTCGGCGACCGGCGTGGCGAATACGCATTCGAACGATCTGTTCGATGCCACGTTGCGCCCGGCCGGTGGTGGGGAGGGACCGCAGACGCCGATCGTCACGTACCAGACCGAAGGCGCCAAGCTCTTGCTGACGCACGAAATGCGAATGTCGCGATCGCTCGCCAACGGAACGAGTTGGGTTGCGGGGTTCACGTTGCTGAGCAACCGGGAGTCTCAGAACCGGTCGGCGGGAGTGCTCGGAATGCCGATGGAGATCATCGGCGTGACCAACGTCACTCGAAGCGCTTCGCTATTTGCCGAGGGCACCGTGACGGTCGTCCCTAACGTATCCGCGACGCTGGGCATACGCGGCACGCTGGCGCGGACGGATGGTGAGCCGTCGTTCCGGCCGCGAACGGACGATTTCGTGCGCGGGCGGTCGACGCGCCGTATCGATCCGACGCTGGCATTTTCATGGCGGCTGCGGCCCGGCCTGGCGGTGTTCGGGCGGGTCCAGACGGGGTATCGGACCGGCGGGCTGGCGGTGGCGAGCGGCATCGGACGGGTGCGGGATTTCCGGCTCGACCGGATTCTGGTGGGGGAACTGGGGCTGAGGCGGTTGCGGCAGGGGCCGACCGGATTGTCCTTGCAGGCGGCGCTGTCCTATGCGCGTTGGAAAAATATCCAGGCCGATCTCGTCAACCGGCGGGGGCTGCCATACACGGACAATATCGTTGACGCGCGTATCCAGGCCGTCGAGGGGATCGCCGACTGGGTGCCGGTCCGCGGGTTAAACGGCAAGCTGGCATTCCTCTACACGCACAACCGCGTGACCGGGCCGTTGGCGGATCAATCGGTGTCGGCCAATCGTCGGCTGCCCGACACGCCTGCCTTCGCGGGAACCGGCAGCGTCGGATACGAATGGCGGGCGGGGAACGAGAGCGTCCTGAGTGTCGGGGTGATCGCAACCTATGTCGGACGCTCGGTGCTCGGCACGGGTGACCTGCTCGATATCGAGCAGGGCGACTATGCGACTTTCGGGCTGAACGCCGCGTGGGTGCGGCGGGGCGTCACGACGACGCTGACGATCGACAATGCAGCGGACGGGCGGGGCAACCGGTTCGCGAGTGGCAATCCGCTGACGTTCGCCGTGCGTGACCAGACGACTCCGTTGCGACCGTTGAACGCGCGGTTTGGCGTGGGCCTTACGTTTTAG
- a CDS encoding glycosyltransferase family 39 protein, protein MTVIAPWLTHSRLLPLTVFALLVRAVTFGNPIVNVDEEFYYTVGHFMARGTIPYVDIWDRKPFGLFLLYLPAGLFDPPTGIYVYQGIALVATVSTASIIKRVADHEGWQRGGTFAALLYIASLNLADGQGGQAPVFYNLLTAAAALLIVSATDLPPDRRRRFGIGAMALIGLALQIKYSVVFEGIGFGLWLLWQERHQRPRLRTTIAYAAFLCAAALLPTAVVGAAYWLAGHDHAFVYANFLSIIARRPDPIGESLGNLAVAAALLAPLLLLAMIGARRQSRPPRFVLYWLAASVFGFLIFGSWFNHYTLPVMLPAAIAAAAFIADRRFGRTIAAILIVLIVAAGQYILQAERQTRGTPAQFATLASAIGRGPGALYVYQGSAILYPVTGRPALTRYLFPTHLMLLREQGAVGIDQGAEIDRIFDRRPEIVVLQSPEDGEDPAKRALAMRRLRTDGYRRYARLPLGNKLFDLFRRPTAKT, encoded by the coding sequence ATGACCGTGATCGCCCCCTGGCTGACACATAGCCGGCTCTTGCCCCTGACGGTCTTCGCACTGCTCGTCCGCGCCGTCACGTTTGGCAATCCGATCGTCAACGTCGACGAGGAATTCTATTATACGGTCGGCCATTTCATGGCCCGCGGCACCATTCCCTATGTCGATATCTGGGACCGCAAGCCATTCGGGCTGTTCTTGCTATATCTCCCGGCCGGACTGTTCGATCCACCCACCGGAATTTACGTCTATCAAGGCATCGCGCTCGTCGCGACCGTCTCCACCGCATCGATCATCAAACGCGTTGCGGATCACGAGGGATGGCAGCGCGGCGGCACGTTTGCCGCCTTGCTTTACATCGCCAGTCTCAATCTGGCCGATGGTCAGGGTGGACAGGCGCCCGTCTTCTACAATCTCCTGACCGCCGCCGCTGCGCTGCTGATCGTCTCAGCTACGGACCTCCCCCCGGATCGCCGACGCCGGTTCGGCATTGGCGCCATGGCGCTGATAGGTCTCGCGCTCCAAATCAAATATTCGGTTGTCTTCGAAGGAATCGGCTTCGGCCTATGGCTCCTGTGGCAAGAGCGCCACCAACGGCCTCGGCTACGTACGACAATAGCCTATGCCGCTTTCTTATGCGCCGCGGCGCTGTTGCCGACTGCCGTGGTCGGTGCGGCATACTGGCTTGCCGGTCACGATCACGCGTTCGTCTACGCCAATTTCCTGTCGATCATCGCCCGCCGTCCGGATCCGATCGGCGAAAGCCTCGGCAATCTCGCGGTCGCCGCCGCCCTGCTCGCGCCGCTGCTTCTGCTCGCCATGATCGGCGCCCGCCGGCAAAGCCGCCCGCCGCGTTTCGTCCTCTACTGGCTGGCCGCATCCGTCTTCGGGTTCCTGATCTTCGGATCATGGTTCAATCATTACACCCTGCCCGTCATGCTGCCCGCCGCCATCGCTGCCGCCGCTTTCATCGCGGATCGTCGCTTCGGCCGCACAATCGCCGCCATACTGATCGTGCTCATCGTCGCGGCCGGACAATACATCCTCCAGGCCGAACGCCAAACGCGCGGCACGCCCGCACAGTTCGCCACACTTGCCAGCGCGATCGGGCGTGGGCCCGGCGCGCTCTATGTCTATCAGGGTTCGGCGATACTATACCCGGTCACCGGCCGCCCCGCCCTCACCCGGTATCTCTTCCCGACGCATCTGATGCTGCTGCGGGAGCAGGGCGCGGTCGGCATCGATCAGGGCGCCGAGATCGACCGCATATTCGACCGTCGCCCCGAAATCGTCGTCCTGCAATCGCCCGAGGATGGCGAAGATCCTGCCAAGCGCGCACTCGCCATGCGCCGCCTCCGGACCGATGGTTATCGCCGGTACGCCCGTCTCCCGCTCGGCAACAAGCTCTTCGATCTCTTCCGCCGGCCAACCGCTAAAACGTAA
- a CDS encoding endonuclease/exonuclease/phosphatase family protein, whose product MASLPAIGHALSVLTYNVEGLPWPIASGRPDNLAAIADRLKYLRARGQAPKVVVLQEAFTKDARSIGQKAGYRYIVDGPSSDHAAPAGMNTVDPTFAAAARWWSGETEGKMLGSGLQLLSDYPIVEVRRMVFPAGDCAGYDCLANKGAMLVRVAVPGLTTPVDIVTTHLNSRAASGVAKSRADQAYARQVDLLTGFVEHARDPRNPLIVAGDFNMGKTPVRRAALFGQIEQRWSVAGSVRNALGQAVQDRLPMPQDAVATARRAKDWQFFAPGHAAALELTGISVPFGREPNGDMLSDHVGYIAYFRQSAQ is encoded by the coding sequence ATGGCGTCGTTGCCGGCGATCGGTCACGCTCTGTCCGTCCTCACTTACAATGTCGAAGGATTGCCTTGGCCGATCGCCAGCGGACGTCCGGACAACCTCGCGGCGATCGCCGATCGGCTGAAATATCTGCGTGCACGCGGCCAGGCACCCAAGGTGGTTGTGCTGCAAGAGGCTTTCACTAAGGACGCGCGCTCGATCGGGCAGAAAGCCGGCTATCGCTACATCGTCGATGGTCCGTCCTCCGACCACGCCGCACCGGCCGGCATGAATACGGTCGATCCGACATTCGCCGCCGCCGCACGGTGGTGGAGCGGCGAGACGGAAGGCAAGATGCTCGGCAGCGGTTTGCAGCTCCTGTCGGATTATCCGATCGTTGAGGTTCGTCGCATGGTCTTCCCTGCAGGCGATTGCGCGGGTTACGATTGTCTTGCCAACAAGGGTGCGATGCTGGTGCGCGTCGCGGTTCCCGGCCTCACCACGCCGGTCGATATCGTCACGACCCATCTGAACAGCCGCGCCGCGTCCGGGGTTGCGAAGTCGCGCGCCGATCAGGCCTATGCGCGGCAGGTCGATCTGCTGACCGGCTTCGTCGAACACGCCCGCGATCCGCGCAACCCGCTGATCGTCGCGGGTGATTTCAACATGGGCAAGACGCCGGTGCGACGGGCGGCTCTGTTCGGGCAGATCGAACAACGCTGGAGCGTCGCCGGATCGGTCCGCAACGCGCTCGGCCAAGCCGTTCAGGATCGCCTGCCGATGCCGCAGGACGCGGTCGCGACTGCTCGGCGCGCAAAGGACTGGCAGTTCTTCGCGCCCGGGCATGCCGCCGCGCTGGAACTCACCGGTATCTCCGTTCCGTTCGGTCGCGAGCCGAATGGTGATATGCTGTCCGACCATGTCGGCTACATCGCCTATTTCCGCCAATCCGCGCAGTAG
- a CDS encoding amino acid permease: MANSLFRLKTIVRGEDQPERYRLARTLSWPHLVALGVGAIVGTGILTLIGVGAGLAGPGVILSFAIAGGICACAALAYAEMATMMPASGSAYTYSYAVLGEVIAWIIGWSLILEYSLVVSTVAVGWSGYAAPLLHASFGFPLELTKGPELQGIVNLPAIFIIAVVAGLLMIGTKESATLNALLVIVKMIALAVFVAVSLPHFDGANLHPFMPFGFPKALAADGAERGIMAAAAIIFFAFYGFDAISTAAEETKNPGRDLAIGIVGSMVACVAIYMLVAVAAVGALSYTKFADSAEPLALILREIGQGGAATFLAGSAVIALPTVLLAFLYGQSRIFFVMARDGMLPESLAKVSARGTPVRITLVTATIVAIIAGILPLKEIAALANAGTLAAFIAVCVCMLVLRHRAPEAPRTFRTPLPWVVGPVGIAGCCYLLFSLPAKTQIWFACWNLAGLAVYFLYARSRAVAGE; this comes from the coding sequence GTGGCGAACAGCCTGTTTCGACTGAAGACGATCGTCCGGGGTGAGGACCAGCCGGAGCGATATCGCCTCGCGCGGACCTTGTCGTGGCCGCATCTGGTCGCACTGGGCGTGGGCGCGATCGTGGGGACGGGGATCCTGACGTTGATCGGCGTCGGGGCAGGGCTGGCGGGTCCGGGAGTCATCCTGTCGTTTGCCATTGCAGGCGGAATCTGTGCGTGCGCTGCCCTGGCCTATGCCGAGATGGCGACGATGATGCCGGCCAGCGGCAGCGCCTATACCTATAGCTACGCGGTCCTTGGCGAAGTGATCGCGTGGATCATCGGGTGGAGTTTGATCCTCGAATATTCGCTGGTCGTATCGACGGTCGCGGTCGGGTGGTCCGGATATGCCGCGCCGCTGCTGCATGCCAGTTTCGGCTTTCCGCTTGAACTGACGAAGGGACCGGAACTCCAAGGCATCGTGAATTTGCCGGCGATATTCATCATCGCCGTCGTGGCCGGGTTGCTGATGATCGGAACGAAGGAAAGCGCGACGCTGAACGCGTTGCTGGTGATCGTGAAGATGATCGCGCTGGCGGTATTCGTCGCTGTCTCGTTGCCGCATTTCGATGGCGCCAATCTGCATCCGTTCATGCCGTTCGGTTTTCCCAAGGCGTTGGCCGCGGATGGCGCCGAGCGCGGGATCATGGCGGCCGCGGCGATCATCTTTTTCGCCTTCTATGGCTTCGATGCGATTTCGACCGCTGCGGAAGAAACGAAGAATCCAGGCCGCGATCTTGCGATCGGGATCGTCGGATCGATGGTGGCGTGCGTGGCGATCTACATGCTCGTCGCCGTCGCTGCGGTCGGCGCCTTATCCTATACCAAGTTCGCCGACAGCGCCGAGCCGCTGGCCTTGATCCTGCGCGAAATCGGACAGGGTGGAGCGGCGACGTTCTTGGCGGGATCGGCGGTGATCGCCTTGCCGACCGTGCTGCTTGCCTTTTTGTACGGACAGAGCCGCATATTCTTCGTCATGGCGCGCGATGGCATGTTGCCGGAAAGTCTGGCGAAGGTTTCGGCGCGGGGTACGCCGGTGCGGATCACGCTGGTGACAGCCACGATCGTCGCGATTATCGCGGGCATATTGCCGTTGAAGGAGATCGCCGCCTTGGCCAATGCCGGGACGCTGGCGGCGTTCATCGCGGTGTGCGTGTGCATGTTGGTGCTGCGTCATCGCGCGCCGGAGGCCCCGCGTACGTTCCGCACGCCATTGCCGTGGGTGGTCGGTCCGGTGGGCATTGCCGGGTGCTGCTATCTGTTGTTCAGCCTGCCCGCGAAGACGCAGATATGGTTCGCCTGCTGGAACCTGGCGGGGCTGGCGGTATATTTCCTGTACGCACGGTCGCGGGCGGTGGCGGGGGAATAG
- a CDS encoding DUF2147 domain-containing protein → MATPATAAAPSVSGNWLTEGGKAIVQVAPCGAALCGRIVRIVKPDPGKPLNDANNPDKALRSRPILGIAILSGFTPGSDRWKGQIYDPQSGRTYRSELSREGNMLKVKGCFGPFCRTQEWSKAN, encoded by the coding sequence ATGGCAACCCCGGCGACCGCCGCCGCGCCGTCCGTCTCGGGCAACTGGCTGACGGAAGGCGGCAAGGCGATCGTTCAGGTCGCGCCCTGCGGCGCTGCCTTGTGCGGTCGCATCGTTCGGATCGTGAAGCCGGATCCGGGCAAACCGCTCAATGACGCGAACAATCCGGACAAGGCGCTCCGTAGCCGTCCGATCCTCGGCATCGCGATCCTGTCCGGCTTCACACCCGGCAGCGACCGTTGGAAGGGACAGATCTACGATCCGCAATCCGGTCGCACCTATCGCTCCGAACTCTCTCGCGAAGGCAATATGCTGAAGGTGAAGGGCTGTTTCGGTCCATTCTGCCGCACGCAGGAATGGTCGAAGGCCAACTAG